Proteins from a genomic interval of Pseudodesulfovibrio nedwellii:
- a CDS encoding cytidylyltransferase domain-containing protein, whose translation MKIGALVPARIGSCRVPKKNIRKLMGKPLLFWTLDAILEADCFDDVCVSTESEIIASLVREYYGPHRVRIQNRPEELATNTAPMKNVVAHYLESVPDVEFYGVFLPTYPFRRSEKIQNACRQLHSGHLVRALAVTETSRASRDLYYPVKEGVKPFFRPPVVCLPYMSACYTFDHRDLANSIWRRMGYTTFERVLKIPVSREENIDIDTEDDFRVAQAVASGARFKVRKSIMHRTSIGDILLPEGVDVTAFSNYLGDRLPSPSSPVLCLKTSEKPSFMYTISDADSLAYFCSDEASKNYSATTVIRKTANNSDQPQHYVQSSYYRVLPKNGVFNIDTMEPPRYHPGNDGPWPTDECVPWDRVIHMEDMRKQPFYVSPVELVTPEK comes from the coding sequence ATGAAAATAGGAGCCCTTGTTCCCGCTCGCATTGGGTCTTGCCGGGTGCCCAAAAAGAACATTCGAAAGTTAATGGGCAAGCCCCTGCTGTTTTGGACGTTGGATGCAATTCTTGAGGCGGATTGTTTTGATGATGTCTGCGTTTCCACAGAAAGTGAAATTATAGCCAGTCTTGTGCGGGAATACTACGGTCCTCATCGAGTCCGGATACAAAATCGACCTGAAGAGTTGGCGACGAACACCGCTCCGATGAAAAATGTTGTCGCGCATTATCTGGAGTCTGTTCCTGATGTGGAATTTTATGGAGTGTTTTTGCCGACATATCCTTTCCGTCGGTCAGAGAAAATTCAAAACGCCTGTCGTCAATTGCATTCCGGTCATTTGGTGCGTGCTTTGGCGGTGACGGAGACCTCGCGTGCTTCGCGGGATTTGTATTACCCCGTGAAAGAAGGTGTGAAGCCGTTTTTCAGGCCTCCGGTCGTGTGTCTGCCCTATATGTCGGCATGCTACACCTTTGATCATAGGGATTTAGCCAATTCCATATGGCGACGCATGGGCTATACGACATTTGAGCGTGTCTTGAAGATTCCGGTCAGCAGAGAAGAGAATATAGATATTGACACGGAAGACGATTTTCGCGTTGCGCAGGCGGTGGCTTCCGGGGCGCGTTTTAAAGTGCGCAAAAGTATTATGCACAGGACTTCTATAGGAGACATTTTGCTTCCGGAAGGAGTTGATGTCACAGCCTTCAGTAACTATCTTGGTGACCGGTTGCCTTCGCCGTCTTCACCTGTTCTTTGCTTAAAAACTTCGGAGAAACCTTCATTCATGTATACGATCAGTGATGCCGATTCGCTGGCGTACTTTTGTTCGGATGAAGCCTCTAAAAATTATAGCGCGACCACTGTGATTCGTAAAACCGCAAATAATAGTGACCAACCACAACATTATGTGCAAAGTTCATATTATCGGGTTCTTCCGAAGAATGGCGTGTTTAATATTGATACTATGGAACCCCCTCGTTATCATCCTGGTAACGATGGTCCTTGGCCGACAGACGAGTGTGTGCCCTGGGATAGGGTAATCCATATGGAAGATATGAGAAAACAACCCTTTTATGTGTCACCCGTCGAACTTGTGACACCTGAAAAATAG
- a CDS encoding glycosyltransferase encodes MVKVVHISHEDHGGAGSAAYRLHGGLRSLGVDSSFLSMAAAHEEQHVQLIMPVDGGVETDGDIRRNQEFQQAVAAWQGLVDGYPNRVRGMEMFSSPLGVAPLLRQSIPEATDILHFHWVSGVVPFQAPQAWLEQYPIVWTLHDMNPFTGGCHFSFGCDKYMQGCGDCPQLGGVGEDDHSRSIHVQKMNSYESLDITCVSPSRWMCDRVARSSLLGSRRQEVIHNGVDLDVFHRSEDARAREGVFSNDDFVLLFGTDSGGGRKGFEYLLNALRELVNQEGGERVKLAVFGKDPGITLCDITLPVTYLGYANDAARLVDIYSMADALILSSVEDNLPNVVTEAQACGLPVIAFGVGGVPEQIEHRETGYLARPKDFHDLHQGIHWAMERPDRVEVAETCRANAEARFNHLSRAREMMVLYESILARSSGKTLKRDA; translated from the coding sequence ATGGTGAAAGTCGTCCACATTAGCCACGAGGATCACGGTGGAGCGGGGTCCGCAGCGTACCGTCTGCACGGTGGTTTGCGTTCTCTTGGTGTGGATAGTTCCTTTTTGTCCATGGCTGCGGCGCATGAAGAACAACATGTTCAACTTATCATGCCAGTCGATGGTGGCGTAGAGACGGATGGGGACATCCGGCGCAATCAGGAGTTCCAACAGGCTGTGGCCGCTTGGCAGGGGCTTGTGGACGGTTATCCCAATCGAGTCCGTGGAATGGAGATGTTTTCTTCACCTCTGGGTGTAGCCCCGTTGCTCAGGCAGTCTATCCCAGAAGCTACGGATATTTTGCATTTTCATTGGGTGTCCGGTGTGGTCCCATTTCAAGCTCCGCAAGCTTGGCTTGAACAGTATCCCATTGTTTGGACCCTTCACGATATGAATCCGTTTACCGGTGGCTGTCATTTTTCATTCGGATGCGACAAATACATGCAGGGTTGTGGTGATTGTCCCCAATTAGGCGGCGTTGGTGAGGATGATCATAGTCGTTCGATCCACGTTCAAAAAATGAACAGCTATGAATCTTTGGATATTACTTGTGTTTCTCCAAGCCGTTGGATGTGCGACCGGGTAGCAAGAAGTTCTTTGCTTGGAAGCCGAAGACAGGAAGTCATTCATAACGGTGTGGATTTGGATGTTTTTCACCGTAGCGAGGATGCCAGGGCAAGAGAAGGCGTCTTTTCCAATGATGATTTTGTGCTTCTTTTTGGTACGGATTCAGGAGGGGGGCGCAAGGGTTTTGAATATTTGCTCAATGCCTTGCGTGAGCTTGTGAACCAAGAGGGTGGAGAAAGGGTGAAGCTTGCCGTTTTCGGTAAGGACCCCGGTATCACACTGTGTGATATTACCCTCCCTGTAACGTATTTGGGGTACGCGAATGATGCCGCGCGGTTGGTAGATATATATTCTATGGCGGACGCATTGATTCTCTCTTCCGTGGAGGATAACTTACCGAATGTCGTCACGGAAGCACAGGCCTGCGGGTTGCCGGTAATTGCTTTTGGTGTGGGTGGAGTGCCGGAGCAGATAGAGCATAGGGAGACAGGGTACCTTGCCCGTCCCAAGGATTTTCATGATCTCCATCAAGGTATTCATTGGGCGATGGAGAGGCCTGACAGGGTTGAGGTGGCTGAAACGTGTAGGGCAAACGCCGAGGCCCGTTTTAACCATTTGAGTCGGGCGCGAGAAATGATGGTTTTATATGAATCCATACTGGCTCGTTCCAGTGGGAAAACCCTTAAGAGGGATGCGTGA
- a CDS encoding 6-hydroxymethylpterin diphosphokinase MptE-like protein, whose protein sequence is MENSKIAALVELGILCRGEAVSVHGDGTLDSGPHEYSAHNQFCRYEVPVYQRPFEDNSQAAYSLYEDGLTVEAAMAQTRLVIMLGVGDSVEMRSCLASPNTILVLFEPDDRALIKFLESIGLPLLNRKNLFCFTGDPYSFNPALQDLLPPDMFRQGTPAFFMTDRIRTDYGAWAARIIEYFEILHYRHVIYPLSGQSFMWSRPIRPIYRGLMYDQQLHAYENVGDCLESPPIGHLHNIASGLEAILVAAGPDLSEKFDFIRRNKNRAVIICVNNAIKPLVEAGIHPHFVIINDTSVESGRVFKHIPPLPETVLVGHCLSDLGGEKFKKKFLFGSFVPEVFGQRKMLKLHGSVLSTAFSFARHLGCRRCALVGAQLASTNPWGLGYAKGTVKEGLTQESKPLINRHPQLYPVTTVFGEDLYTTMNFRDAALWLAEAIRLSGVECVNTSKASILYGQGIEYDPDPDMGGGDIQRVMASLFKVESPCVDRDNLRRYLRHEIAMWTSIKDAASAVLEDDSPAFLAKGMAILVQLDKNNVTNLVHRYANFRNILFHKKVFLGDETTRQEGLRYYFKNVCGMSNDFVQALKSAVRLV, encoded by the coding sequence ATGGAAAACAGTAAGATAGCGGCTCTTGTCGAATTGGGCATACTTTGTCGAGGTGAGGCTGTGTCCGTCCATGGAGATGGGACACTTGATTCGGGGCCGCATGAGTATAGTGCGCATAATCAGTTTTGCCGTTATGAGGTTCCGGTTTATCAGCGGCCTTTTGAAGATAACTCTCAAGCCGCTTATTCGCTCTATGAAGATGGATTGACCGTTGAAGCGGCTATGGCGCAGACTCGTCTGGTTATCATGCTCGGAGTCGGAGATTCCGTAGAAATGCGTTCTTGTTTGGCAAGTCCGAATACCATTTTGGTTTTGTTCGAACCTGATGATCGGGCTTTGATCAAATTTCTTGAATCAATTGGTTTGCCTCTGCTCAACAGGAAAAATCTATTTTGTTTTACCGGTGATCCCTATTCGTTTAATCCTGCGCTACAGGATCTGCTTCCTCCTGACATGTTTCGACAAGGGACCCCTGCATTTTTCATGACGGACAGGATTAGGACGGACTATGGGGCTTGGGCAGCACGGATTATTGAATATTTTGAGATTCTTCATTATCGACATGTGATTTATCCTCTGTCAGGCCAGTCGTTCATGTGGTCTCGGCCCATTCGGCCCATATACCGAGGACTCATGTATGACCAGCAACTCCACGCCTATGAAAACGTAGGTGATTGTTTGGAGTCTCCCCCCATTGGTCATTTGCACAATATAGCTTCCGGCTTGGAAGCCATTCTTGTGGCAGCAGGGCCGGACCTTTCTGAAAAATTTGATTTTATACGCCGCAATAAGAATCGGGCAGTCATCATTTGTGTGAACAACGCTATCAAGCCGTTGGTTGAAGCTGGTATTCATCCGCATTTCGTCATCATAAATGATACATCCGTGGAGTCAGGGCGGGTTTTTAAGCACATTCCTCCACTGCCGGAGACTGTTTTGGTGGGGCATTGCCTGTCTGATCTCGGTGGTGAGAAATTTAAGAAGAAGTTTCTCTTCGGGAGTTTTGTACCGGAAGTATTTGGTCAAAGAAAGATGTTGAAATTGCACGGGTCGGTTCTTTCGACGGCCTTTAGCTTTGCCCGGCATCTCGGCTGTCGTCGATGTGCATTGGTTGGGGCGCAACTTGCGTCGACCAATCCATGGGGGCTGGGGTATGCGAAAGGAACAGTCAAAGAGGGCCTGACGCAGGAGAGCAAGCCGCTTATTAATCGTCATCCGCAACTTTATCCCGTGACAACGGTTTTTGGTGAAGATTTGTATACCACGATGAATTTCAGAGATGCTGCATTGTGGCTTGCTGAGGCCATCCGATTGTCTGGCGTGGAGTGTGTTAATACTTCCAAAGCCAGTATTTTATATGGTCAGGGGATAGAATATGACCCTGATCCGGATATGGGCGGTGGTGACATTCAGCGTGTCATGGCAAGTTTATTCAAAGTCGAATCCCCATGCGTAGACCGGGATAACCTTCGTCGTTACCTACGTCATGAAATTGCCATGTGGACTTCCATTAAGGACGCAGCTTCGGCTGTTTTGGAAGATGATAGCCCTGCTTTTTTGGCCAAGGGTATGGCTATTCTTGTCCAATTGGACAAAAATAATGTTACCAACTTAGTGCATCGCTATGCCAATTTCAGGAATATTCTTTTTCATAAGAAAGTATTTTTGGGTGATGAAACCACCCGGCAGGAAGGCCTGAGATATTATTTCAAGAATGTGTGCGGAATGTCTAACGATTTTGTTCAGGCACTTAAGAGTGCGGTGCGGTTGGTTTAA
- a CDS encoding NAD(P)/FAD-dependent oxidoreductase produces MTKKYDAIICGGSLAGSAAGFSLARQGFRVAILDRAEFPRKKLCGGLLTWKSVKLLKHLFGETPDSLADIDAINHTSDRYAIHSFSGLLTKGLMPYSFHFVDRKIFDQHLLYKAQNAGADIFQNMQITSSDPMHGVVTCTSGDTFSGRFIIGADGANSVVRRSFPHIDRERMRKFMAPTIEIHLDKNQFPRPIDDPELYIGFMEAGYGWVFPNRDKIIVGICGLKHKNANFSSLFKNFLNFLDIKSQNSSDFQGHPLPYGNYLETPTHGVTLLAGDAGGLVEPLFGEGIFFALCSGMYAGESVAHGLATNTDPIPLYTQRLHQQIIPELKGADRLRWLLFRSVKLFGPRTLRWFVNAANSPLAEMVHGMRSYSLLRKKHWDF; encoded by the coding sequence ATGACAAAAAAATACGATGCCATAATTTGCGGCGGCTCTCTTGCGGGTAGTGCCGCCGGTTTTTCACTCGCCCGACAGGGATTCCGCGTGGCCATCCTCGACCGCGCCGAATTTCCACGCAAAAAATTGTGTGGCGGTTTACTCACATGGAAATCCGTCAAACTCCTCAAGCATCTATTTGGGGAAACCCCGGACTCCCTTGCCGACATTGATGCCATCAACCATACCTCAGACCGATACGCCATCCATTCTTTTTCCGGCTTGCTGACCAAGGGGCTCATGCCCTACTCGTTTCACTTCGTGGACCGAAAGATTTTCGACCAACACCTGCTCTATAAAGCCCAAAATGCCGGAGCTGACATTTTTCAAAACATGCAGATCACATCTTCCGACCCAATGCATGGAGTCGTTACCTGCACATCCGGTGACACCTTCTCTGGACGTTTCATCATCGGAGCAGATGGCGCCAACTCGGTGGTTCGTCGTTCTTTTCCTCATATTGATCGTGAACGAATGCGAAAATTCATGGCGCCCACCATTGAAATCCACCTCGACAAAAACCAGTTCCCACGACCAATTGATGACCCGGAACTGTACATCGGATTCATGGAAGCCGGGTATGGTTGGGTCTTTCCCAATCGCGACAAAATTATTGTGGGCATTTGCGGCCTCAAACATAAGAACGCCAACTTTTCCAGTCTGTTTAAAAATTTTCTAAATTTTCTTGATATAAAAAGCCAGAATAGTTCAGACTTTCAAGGACACCCTTTGCCATATGGAAACTACCTTGAAACGCCAACTCACGGAGTGACGCTTCTGGCTGGGGATGCCGGAGGTTTGGTTGAACCGTTATTCGGCGAAGGCATTTTCTTTGCGCTCTGTTCCGGCATGTACGCAGGCGAATCCGTCGCCCACGGTCTTGCCACGAATACAGATCCTATACCGCTCTATACACAACGGCTTCATCAACAAATCATACCGGAACTCAAAGGAGCTGACCGGTTACGTTGGCTCTTATTTCGATCCGTCAAACTCTTCGGGCCTCGCACTCTGCGCTGGTTCGTCAATGCCGCAAACTCCCCACTGGCAGAAATGGTTCACGGAATGCGGTCATACTCCCTATTGCGTAAAAAACACTGGGATTTCTAA
- a CDS encoding sigma-54-dependent transcriptional regulator: protein MGEKILIIDDEEGIRLSLRGILEDEGLKVSEAETGEQGLEILGTDIPDLIFLDIWLPGMDGLEVLDTISRDYEGLPVIMISGHGTIETAVQALKKGAFDFIEKPLSLEKVVVSSRNGLEFSRLRQENIALKTRISSEQPVSLTGKSEAIDTLNQVIGRVAPTDSWVLITGENGTGKEIVARSIHNQSGRADRPLVAVNCAAIPEELIESELFGHEKGAFTGADKAQEGKFELANGSILFLDEIGDMSLKTQAKILRILQEQQFEHVGGRKTITVDVRVIAATNKDLAKEIKAGNFREDLYYRLKVFPLELPPLRDRVEDIPLLINDFIDILVKQHGFKPITFAPAAIDTLKRYRWPGNVRELKNFVERMFIMHAGDTVTTDRLPPEYTKDNPIATETKPSEAAPIDDMIAGGSTDLKQARADFEARFLETKLKEFDGNISQLAKAIGIERSSLYRKLKAYQIQTD, encoded by the coding sequence ATGGGTGAAAAAATACTGATTATCGATGACGAAGAGGGTATCCGCCTCTCCCTACGCGGAATTCTTGAGGATGAAGGACTTAAAGTTTCCGAAGCCGAAACCGGCGAACAAGGTCTTGAAATTCTTGGTACAGACATCCCGGATCTCATTTTTCTTGATATTTGGTTGCCCGGTATGGACGGACTCGAAGTTCTCGATACCATTTCCAGAGATTATGAAGGCTTGCCTGTTATAATGATTTCTGGACATGGCACTATTGAAACCGCAGTCCAAGCCTTGAAAAAAGGCGCCTTCGATTTCATCGAAAAACCTCTTTCCCTCGAAAAAGTCGTTGTTTCTTCTCGCAACGGCCTAGAATTTTCACGCCTGCGTCAGGAAAACATCGCACTCAAGACCCGCATATCCTCTGAGCAACCCGTCAGCCTCACCGGAAAATCAGAAGCCATTGACACGCTCAACCAGGTCATTGGAAGGGTCGCTCCCACCGACTCATGGGTGCTTATCACAGGAGAAAATGGAACAGGCAAAGAGATTGTGGCACGCTCTATCCACAATCAGTCCGGCCGAGCTGACCGACCGCTGGTCGCAGTCAACTGCGCCGCAATCCCTGAAGAACTCATTGAATCCGAATTATTCGGACACGAAAAAGGAGCATTCACTGGTGCGGACAAAGCTCAGGAAGGCAAATTCGAACTCGCTAATGGTTCCATTCTTTTTCTCGATGAAATCGGCGATATGAGTCTTAAAACACAGGCCAAAATCTTACGCATTCTTCAGGAACAACAATTCGAACACGTCGGTGGACGAAAGACAATAACCGTTGATGTACGAGTGATTGCAGCCACAAACAAAGACCTTGCCAAGGAGATTAAAGCGGGAAATTTCCGTGAAGATCTCTACTATCGACTCAAAGTCTTCCCGTTAGAGTTGCCGCCCTTACGGGACCGGGTCGAGGATATTCCGTTACTCATCAACGATTTCATCGACATTCTCGTCAAACAGCATGGCTTCAAGCCCATAACCTTCGCCCCTGCCGCCATCGACACCTTGAAACGTTATCGTTGGCCAGGTAATGTTCGCGAACTCAAAAACTTTGTGGAACGCATGTTCATCATGCATGCAGGAGACACTGTCACAACAGACCGGTTGCCACCCGAGTACACCAAGGACAACCCAATAGCCACTGAGACCAAACCGAGTGAAGCCGCACCAATAGATGACATGATTGCAGGTGGTTCCACGGACCTCAAGCAGGCACGGGCAGACTTCGAAGCACGCTTCCTTGAAACAAAACTCAAGGAGTTTGATGGCAACATCTCACAACTCGCCAAAGCCATAGGCATTGAACGAAGTTCTCTTTACCGCAAGCTCAAGGCTTATCAAATTCAAACGGATTAA
- a CDS encoding FkbM family methyltransferase: protein MLSNLTVADLDGGINFVDIGCSGDLDKKWEPVSGLINYVGFDPNEEECRRLNAEPSSFNSRLFVPFAVHDGKEHSLYKTHSIYCYSLLEPNMPWLDRFAYNNLFQVEGTEQVQTHRLDDVDAIKPINVDVIKVDSQGLDKRILENGQRLVDQALYIEAEPGFTENYVGEDTFTDVDVFLRNRGLRLFDLELFRSARNNPLGKVSPKQQLMWCQGVWLHDLVAPSVVFQPLTRAKALKALLICAIGDFLDYGYELAAFFHGKGLIDDNEFKSLSEKKTWEL, encoded by the coding sequence ATGCTAAGTAATTTGACCGTAGCTGATCTTGATGGCGGAATTAATTTTGTCGATATTGGCTGTAGTGGTGATTTGGACAAAAAATGGGAGCCGGTGTCAGGGCTTATCAATTATGTGGGATTTGATCCCAATGAGGAAGAATGTCGTCGGCTAAACGCGGAACCGTCATCGTTTAATTCGAGGCTGTTTGTGCCCTTTGCGGTGCATGACGGAAAAGAGCATTCCCTTTATAAGACGCATTCAATTTATTGTTACTCACTTTTGGAACCCAACATGCCTTGGCTTGATCGATTCGCTTACAATAATTTGTTCCAAGTGGAAGGTACCGAACAAGTTCAGACGCACCGACTCGACGATGTTGACGCCATCAAACCTATAAATGTTGATGTTATCAAAGTGGATTCGCAGGGGTTGGACAAGCGGATATTGGAAAATGGGCAACGTTTGGTCGATCAGGCCTTGTACATTGAGGCTGAACCCGGTTTTACGGAGAATTATGTTGGGGAAGATACGTTTACTGATGTGGATGTTTTTTTGCGAAACCGAGGCTTGCGCCTGTTTGACTTGGAATTATTTCGTTCCGCTCGAAACAACCCTTTGGGAAAAGTAAGCCCCAAACAGCAACTCATGTGGTGTCAAGGAGTGTGGTTACATGATCTTGTAGCTCCCTCCGTCGTCTTCCAGCCGTTAACGCGGGCCAAAGCTTTGAAAGCGTTACTGATATGCGCGATTGGGGACTTTCTTGATTATGGGTATGAATTGGCGGCTTTTTTCCATGGCAAAGGGCTGATCGACGATAACGAATTTAAGAGTCTTTCTGAAAAAAAGACATGGGAATTGTAA